The following are encoded together in the Dickeya lacustris genome:
- the pspG gene encoding envelope stress response protein PspG produces MIEIFFVIGFFIMLVITGVSLLGVLAALAVATAVMWLGGFVILIFKLLPWLLLALVVAWCWRYQQKKTLRRY; encoded by the coding sequence ATGATCGAGATTTTCTTTGTTATCGGTTTTTTCATCATGTTGGTGATAACCGGCGTGTCATTACTGGGGGTACTGGCTGCACTGGCGGTGGCGACGGCCGTGATGTGGCTGGGCGGGTTTGTGATACTGATCTTCAAACTGCTGCCGTGGCTGTTACTGGCGCTGGTCGTCGCCTGGTGCTGGCGCTACCAACAGAAAAAAACGCTGCGACGCTATTAA
- a CDS encoding ABC transporter substrate-binding protein, giving the protein MKKLLSSVLISSALFSGMSQAQELAALEKAARAEGEVNSVGMPDSWANWKDTWSALTTQYGLKHSDTDMSSAQEIAKFAAEKDNASADIGDVGVAFGPVAVQKGVSQPYKPSTWEQVPDWAKDKEGHWAMAYTGTIAFIVDKQQVKEIPHSWADLQKGKYVVTIGDVGTASQASSGVLAASFALGGDEKNLKPALDFFAKLAKEGRLGLTNPAIANIEKGEVQVGVVWDFNGLNYRDKINHDRFEVLIPSDGSVISGYTTIINKYAKHPNAAKLAREYIFSDAGQINLARGYARPIRAQYITLPDDVKAKLLSQEQYKNARPIADADAWDKTVKALPRLWQENVIINMKQ; this is encoded by the coding sequence ATGAAAAAATTGTTGTCTTCCGTGTTAATCAGCAGCGCCTTGTTCTCGGGCATGTCACAGGCGCAAGAGCTGGCTGCGCTTGAAAAAGCCGCGCGCGCCGAAGGTGAAGTGAACAGTGTCGGCATGCCGGACAGCTGGGCCAACTGGAAAGATACCTGGAGCGCGTTAACGACGCAGTACGGCCTGAAGCACAGCGATACCGATATGTCGTCTGCGCAGGAGATTGCCAAATTCGCCGCAGAAAAAGACAACGCCAGCGCGGATATCGGCGATGTCGGCGTCGCCTTCGGGCCGGTTGCGGTACAAAAAGGCGTAAGCCAGCCTTACAAACCGAGCACCTGGGAACAGGTGCCGGACTGGGCGAAAGACAAAGAGGGCCATTGGGCGATGGCTTACACCGGCACGATTGCATTTATTGTTGATAAACAGCAGGTCAAAGAGATTCCGCACAGCTGGGCGGATCTGCAAAAAGGCAAGTACGTGGTGACGATTGGTGACGTCGGCACCGCCTCGCAAGCCTCAAGCGGCGTGCTGGCGGCAAGTTTTGCGCTGGGCGGCGACGAGAAAAACCTGAAACCGGCATTGGATTTCTTTGCCAAACTGGCCAAAGAAGGTCGCCTTGGCCTGACTAATCCGGCCATCGCCAATATCGAGAAAGGCGAAGTGCAGGTGGGCGTGGTGTGGGATTTCAATGGCCTGAACTACCGCGACAAGATCAATCACGATCGTTTCGAGGTGCTGATCCCGTCTGACGGTTCGGTGATCTCCGGTTACACCACCATCATCAACAAATACGCAAAACACCCGAATGCCGCCAAGCTGGCGCGGGAATACATCTTCTCGGATGCCGGTCAGATCAATCTGGCACGCGGCTACGCCCGTCCGATCCGCGCGCAATACATTACCCTGCCGGATGACGTGAAGGCCAAACTGCTGTCGCAGGAACAGTATAAAAACGCCCGCCCGATTGCCGACGCCGACGCCTGGGACAAAACGGTGAAAGCGCTGCCGCGCCTGTGGCAGGAAAACGTCATCATCAACATGAAGCAATAA
- the alr gene encoding alanine racemase, which produces MKTATAVIDRQALRHNLHRIRQLAPHSRVIAIVKANAYGHGALEAAHTFCDADGYGVSRLSEALALREAGITKPIVLLEGFFCADDLPLLAQHQLETAVHSEEQLAALEQADLPHPLTVWMKIDTGMHRLGVHPEQAQAFYTRLCACANVVQPVNLMSHFSRADEPQAGTTEAQLACFDAFTHHKPGLQSIAASGGILLWPQAHRDQVRPGIILYGVSPLGEGDARQWDFQPAMTLTSHLIAVREHRAGETVGYGGTWLSPRDTRLGVIAIGYGDGYPRDAKAGTPVWVNGRIVPLSGRVSMDMITVDLGPDAQDSVGDEVILWGGPLPVEQVAAHNGMSAYELITRLTLRTHLEYVG; this is translated from the coding sequence ATGAAAACGGCAACTGCCGTCATTGACCGCCAGGCGCTACGCCACAACCTGCATCGCATCCGGCAACTCGCGCCACACAGCCGGGTGATTGCGATTGTCAAAGCCAACGCCTACGGGCATGGCGCACTGGAAGCGGCCCATACTTTTTGCGACGCCGATGGCTATGGCGTCTCTCGCCTCAGCGAAGCGCTGGCATTACGCGAGGCTGGCATCACGAAACCCATTGTGCTGCTAGAGGGTTTCTTTTGCGCCGATGACTTACCCTTGCTGGCGCAACATCAGTTGGAAACAGCCGTACACAGCGAAGAACAACTGGCAGCGCTTGAGCAGGCGGACTTGCCCCATCCGCTCACGGTCTGGATGAAAATTGACACCGGCATGCACCGCCTCGGCGTTCACCCGGAGCAGGCGCAGGCGTTTTATACCCGGCTGTGTGCCTGCGCTAATGTGGTGCAACCGGTGAACCTGATGAGTCACTTCAGCCGGGCCGATGAGCCGCAGGCGGGCACTACCGAAGCACAACTGGCCTGCTTTGATGCCTTCACACACCACAAACCGGGCCTGCAATCTATCGCCGCGTCTGGCGGCATCCTGCTCTGGCCACAGGCGCACCGCGATCAGGTGCGTCCCGGCATTATTCTCTACGGCGTGTCACCGCTGGGAGAAGGCGATGCCCGTCAGTGGGATTTTCAGCCCGCCATGACGTTAACCTCACACTTGATAGCCGTTCGCGAGCACCGTGCTGGCGAAACCGTGGGCTACGGCGGCACCTGGTTAAGCCCGCGCGATACGCGTCTTGGCGTGATTGCAATCGGTTATGGCGACGGCTACCCGCGTGATGCCAAAGCCGGTACACCGGTCTGGGTGAATGGCCGTATCGTGCCGCTGTCAGGCCGGGTCTCGATGGATATGATAACCGTTGATCTGGGGCCGGACGCACAGGATAGCGTGGGCGATGAGGTCATTTTATGGGGCGGGCCGCTGCCGGTTGAGCAGGTCGCCGCCCATAATGGCATGAGCGCTTATGAGCTCATCACGCGGCTTACCTTGCGCACCCATCTGGAATACGTCGGTTAA
- a CDS encoding ABC transporter permease translates to MIKRWLAALVLLPFLVVFAAFQIAPLLWMAINSFYSEMESAWGLANYRDLLTSPFYLQAMRFSLDISFFSSLYGLIIALVGGYSLQQLGEGRLRRMVMSFANMTSNFAGVPLAFAFVIMLGLNGFITLLLRQNGLIDGFNLYSRDGLILIYTYFQIPLGILLLYPAFDGLRSEWQESAALLGASRWRYWLHIGIPVLMPALLGTFVILLANALGAYATLYALTTGNFNVVPVRIAALVSGDISLDPNLGSALSMLLVLLMALITAMHQWLLRRSYLHAAR, encoded by the coding sequence GTGATCAAACGATGGCTGGCGGCGTTGGTGTTGCTGCCGTTTTTAGTGGTGTTTGCCGCTTTTCAGATAGCCCCGCTGCTGTGGATGGCGATCAACAGCTTTTACAGTGAAATGGAAAGCGCCTGGGGGCTGGCTAACTACCGCGATTTGCTCACATCGCCGTTCTATTTACAGGCGATGCGCTTTTCACTGGATATTTCATTTTTCTCAAGCCTGTACGGGTTGATTATCGCGCTGGTTGGCGGCTACTCGCTGCAACAGCTAGGGGAGGGCAGGCTGCGCCGTATGGTGATGTCGTTTGCCAATATGACCAGCAATTTCGCCGGTGTGCCGCTGGCGTTCGCCTTTGTCATCATGCTGGGGTTAAACGGTTTCATCACCCTGCTGCTGCGGCAAAATGGGCTGATTGACGGTTTTAATCTCTACTCCCGCGATGGGCTTATCCTGATTTATACCTATTTTCAGATTCCGCTCGGTATCTTGCTGCTCTATCCGGCGTTTGACGGGCTGCGCAGCGAATGGCAAGAGTCGGCGGCGCTGTTGGGTGCCAGCCGCTGGCGTTACTGGCTGCACATCGGTATTCCGGTGCTGATGCCTGCGCTGCTTGGCACTTTCGTGATTTTGCTGGCGAATGCGCTGGGGGCTTACGCCACGCTATACGCGCTCACCACCGGCAATTTCAACGTGGTGCCGGTGCGCATTGCGGCGCTGGTCTCTGGCGATATTTCATTAGACCCCAATCTCGGCAGCGCGCTATCGATGCTGCTGGTGCTGTTGATGGCGCTGATTACCGCGATGCATCAATGGCTGCTACGCCGGAGTTACCTCCATGCGGCCCGCTAA
- a CDS encoding alkaline phosphatase family protein, whose product MKTILVILDGLNFQVGREAMGYLQAECAAGRGCLYLMECELPSLSRPLYECILSGVTPVRSGIIHNGVERLSHERSIFHYAREAGLTTAAAAYHWVSELYNRTPFDAVRDRHTVAPSLPIQYGHFYHDDSYPDSHLFEDAESLRQRYQPDFLLIHPMNIDDAGHRHGVSSPQYRNKARMADGYLSHWMPRWLDEGYQVLVTADHGMNDDRSHGGILPEERQVPLYVFGEAFSLLPQVAAQQTALCGTVCQILGVAHDKPVCDALLAGFAKGDA is encoded by the coding sequence ATGAAAACGATTTTGGTGATACTGGACGGCCTGAATTTTCAGGTTGGGCGCGAGGCCATGGGGTATTTGCAGGCGGAGTGCGCCGCCGGGCGCGGTTGTCTGTACCTGATGGAGTGCGAGCTGCCCTCGCTGTCGCGCCCTCTGTATGAGTGCATTCTCAGCGGCGTGACGCCGGTGAGAAGCGGCATTATTCATAACGGCGTTGAGCGTTTAAGCCATGAGCGCAGTATTTTCCATTACGCCCGCGAGGCCGGTTTAACCACCGCAGCGGCGGCCTATCACTGGGTGAGCGAATTGTATAACCGCACGCCGTTTGACGCCGTGCGCGATCGCCATACGGTGGCGCCGTCGCTGCCGATTCAATACGGGCATTTCTACCATGATGACAGCTACCCCGATTCCCATCTGTTTGAGGATGCGGAAAGTCTGCGTCAGCGCTACCAGCCAGACTTTCTGCTGATTCACCCGATGAATATTGATGACGCCGGGCATCGCCACGGTGTGTCCAGCCCGCAGTACCGCAACAAGGCGCGTATGGCCGATGGCTACTTGTCGCACTGGATGCCGCGCTGGCTCGATGAGGGGTATCAGGTGCTGGTGACGGCCGATCACGGCATGAATGATGATCGCAGTCACGGCGGCATCTTGCCGGAGGAACGTCAGGTGCCGCTGTACGTATTCGGTGAGGCGTTTTCACTGCTGCCGCAGGTGGCAGCGCAACAAACCGCGCTGTGCGGCACAGTCTGCCAGATACTCGGTGTAGCGCATGATAAGCCGGTGTGCGATGCACTGCTGGCGGGTTTTGCAAAGGGGGATGCGTGA
- the dusA gene encoding tRNA dihydrouridine(20/20a) synthase DusA has product MLDWTDRHCRYFHRLLSRNTLLYTEMVTTGAILHGKGDYLAYNDEEHPLALQLGGSDPQALAQCAALAQQRGYDEINLNVGCPSDRVQNGRFGACLMAEASLVAACVQAMRERVAIPVTVKTRIGIDNQDSYEFLCDFIRTVSEQGGCDTFIVHARKAWLSGLSPKENREIPPLDYPRVYQLKRDFPALTIAINGGIKTLAEAQQHLQHVDGVMVGREAYQNPGLLCDVDAALFGGEPGPTPFDAVAAMYPYIERELSRGAQLGHITRHMLGLFQGLPGARQWRRYLSENAHRQGADARVVEQALALVSRPSIVNA; this is encoded by the coding sequence ATGCTGGACTGGACTGACCGCCACTGCCGCTATTTCCATCGGCTGTTGAGTCGCAACACCCTGCTGTACACCGAAATGGTCACCACCGGAGCCATTTTGCACGGTAAAGGCGATTATCTGGCTTATAACGATGAAGAACATCCGCTGGCGTTGCAGCTTGGCGGCAGCGACCCGCAGGCGCTGGCGCAATGCGCGGCGCTGGCGCAACAGCGCGGTTATGATGAAATCAATCTCAATGTCGGCTGCCCGTCTGACCGGGTGCAAAATGGCCGGTTTGGTGCGTGCCTGATGGCTGAGGCCAGTCTGGTGGCGGCCTGTGTCCAGGCGATGCGCGAGCGCGTTGCTATTCCCGTCACGGTGAAAACCCGTATCGGTATCGACAATCAGGACAGCTACGAGTTTTTATGCGATTTCATCCGCACCGTTAGCGAACAAGGCGGCTGCGACACCTTTATCGTCCATGCCCGCAAAGCCTGGCTGTCTGGCCTGAGCCCCAAAGAGAACCGCGAAATTCCGCCGCTTGATTACCCGCGCGTCTATCAGCTCAAACGGGATTTTCCGGCGCTGACGATAGCCATCAACGGCGGCATCAAAACACTGGCTGAGGCACAGCAGCATTTGCAACACGTTGACGGCGTGATGGTGGGGCGCGAAGCGTATCAGAACCCTGGCCTGCTCTGTGACGTCGATGCTGCCCTCTTCGGTGGCGAGCCGGGGCCAACGCCGTTTGATGCCGTGGCCGCCATGTACCCCTATATTGAGCGCGAACTCAGTCGCGGCGCGCAGCTCGGCCATATTACCCGTCATATGCTCGGGCTGTTTCAGGGCTTGCCGGGCGCACGTCAATGGCGGCGTTACCTGAGCGAAAATGCTCATCGTCAGGGGGCAGATGCCCGCGTGGTCGAACAGGCGCTGGCGTTAGTCAGCCGTCCATCCATAGTAAACGCCTGA
- a CDS encoding YitT family protein has product MDNIVSPQTVSHSALEDILALLIGTLMVSFGVILLRQAGALTGGTAGMAFLLHYVTQHSAVKLSFGSAFFLLNLPFYYLAIRRMGWAFTLKTFCAVALVSLFSDLHPLFIHFDHLQPVYATLFGNTVMGLGFIVLFRHRASLGGVNILALYLQDKSGIRAGKFQMAVDVSIVLASLFVVSIPMLLASLLGAAVLNLIIAMNHRPGRYLA; this is encoded by the coding sequence ATGGACAACATTGTTTCCCCTCAAACCGTTTCACACAGCGCGCTGGAAGATATTCTGGCGCTGTTGATTGGTACGCTGATGGTGTCATTTGGCGTGATTTTATTGCGTCAGGCCGGTGCGTTAACCGGTGGCACGGCGGGAATGGCGTTTTTACTGCATTATGTTACCCAGCACAGCGCGGTGAAACTGTCGTTCGGCAGCGCGTTTTTTCTGCTTAATCTGCCGTTTTATTATCTGGCGATCCGCCGTATGGGATGGGCGTTTACCCTAAAAACGTTCTGTGCCGTGGCGCTGGTGTCGCTATTTTCGGATTTGCACCCGCTATTTATTCATTTCGATCATCTGCAACCGGTTTATGCCACGTTGTTTGGCAACACGGTGATGGGGCTTGGCTTTATCGTGTTGTTCCGCCATCGCGCCAGCCTTGGCGGAGTGAATATTCTGGCGCTCTATTTGCAGGACAAAAGTGGAATCCGCGCTGGAAAATTCCAGATGGCGGTGGATGTGAGCATTGTGCTGGCTTCCCTGTTCGTGGTAAGCATACCGATGTTGCTGGCATCGCTGCTGGGCGCGGCGGTGCTGAACCTGATCATCGCCATGAATCATCGCCCCGGCCGCTATCTTGCCTGA
- a CDS encoding UTRA domain-containing protein, translating into MKMQSTSVTLISDNLARRIRQGEFAAGRLPSERTLSEQFSTTRITLREALALLESQGIIYRELRRGWFISAPRLSYNPLHRSHFHEMAEKQGRQAQTQVLDADEVAASAAIARHLALEEGALVYRIRRLRRLDGRAVLYVEHYLNPAWFPGLLDCDLTESLTQLYYTRYGIRYGRVRFTMLPTPLPPVAAPTLKLAPGSPALFITRINRDQHDRIIDCDCEYWRYDALYIDVEA; encoded by the coding sequence ATGAAGATGCAATCCACGAGCGTGACGCTAATCAGTGACAATCTGGCCAGACGTATTCGCCAGGGCGAATTTGCCGCAGGCCGCCTTCCCTCTGAACGCACGTTAAGCGAACAATTTTCCACCACCCGCATCACGCTGCGTGAAGCGCTGGCGTTGCTGGAGTCGCAAGGCATCATCTACCGGGAACTGCGGCGCGGCTGGTTCATCTCCGCGCCGCGACTGAGCTATAATCCGCTGCACAGAAGTCATTTTCATGAAATGGCGGAAAAACAGGGCAGGCAGGCGCAAACGCAGGTATTGGATGCAGACGAGGTCGCCGCCAGCGCCGCTATCGCCCGGCATTTAGCGCTGGAGGAAGGTGCTCTGGTGTATCGCATTCGGCGGCTACGCCGCCTTGACGGGCGGGCGGTGCTGTATGTGGAGCATTATCTCAATCCGGCCTGGTTTCCCGGCCTGCTGGACTGTGACCTGACTGAATCGCTCACACAACTTTATTACACTCGCTACGGTATTCGTTACGGTCGGGTGCGTTTTACCATGCTGCCAACACCGCTGCCGCCGGTTGCCGCCCCCACGCTAAAGCTCGCGCCCGGCAGCCCGGCGCTGTTTATCACCCGCATTAACCGCGACCAGCATGACCGTATTATTGACTGCGACTGCGAATACTGGCGTTACGACGCGCTCTATATTGATGTCGAGGCGTAA
- the bhsA gene encoding multiple stress resistance protein BhsA translates to MKSIKTVVAAIALATVSFGSLAATEVQSAQSRDLGTVSATGYTLDDLQTQLSAKADAAGAKSFRIISATGDDQMRAVAELYN, encoded by the coding sequence ATGAAATCGATTAAAACTGTTGTTGCTGCTATCGCTCTGGCTACCGTTTCTTTTGGCTCACTGGCGGCGACTGAAGTGCAATCGGCACAGAGTCGCGATCTGGGCACCGTGTCGGCAACAGGCTATACGCTTGATGACCTACAGACTCAACTGTCGGCTAAAGCGGATGCCGCTGGCGCAAAATCATTCCGTATCATCTCTGCGACCGGTGATGATCAGATGCGTGCCGTCGCTGAACTGTATAACTAA
- a CDS encoding transporter substrate-binding domain-containing protein, translating into MNKYNLPIFSFILSLGFAGGASAASHLDAVQERGVLKVCTTGDYRPYSSLNGEGGYEGIDIEMAQSLAKSLGAKVEWVKTSWKTLMPDFQSGQCDIAMGGISVTLDRQKKAFFSSTLDVDGKIPLVRCVDKEKYQTLGQLNQPSVRVIEPAGGTNEAFVHARLPNAQLMLHDNTTIFQQLVDKQADVMITDASEALYQQKRYPQLCALNPDAPLQYGEKAYMLPRDDMSWKLYVDQWLHLSKANGEYRRIISEWVAKPE; encoded by the coding sequence ATGAATAAATATAATTTACCCATTTTTTCTTTCATCCTGTCGCTGGGATTCGCGGGAGGGGCCAGCGCGGCGTCTCATCTTGATGCAGTTCAGGAACGTGGCGTGTTAAAGGTATGCACGACCGGTGATTATCGCCCGTACTCCTCGCTGAATGGTGAGGGAGGCTATGAGGGCATTGACATTGAAATGGCGCAGTCGCTGGCAAAAAGCCTGGGTGCAAAAGTTGAGTGGGTGAAAACCAGTTGGAAAACCCTGATGCCGGATTTTCAGTCGGGCCAGTGTGATATCGCCATGGGCGGGATTTCCGTTACGCTGGATCGCCAGAAAAAAGCGTTCTTTTCCAGTACGCTCGATGTGGATGGCAAGATCCCGCTGGTGCGTTGTGTCGATAAAGAGAAATACCAGACGCTCGGGCAGCTTAATCAGCCGTCTGTCAGGGTGATAGAACCCGCTGGCGGTACTAATGAGGCGTTTGTGCATGCCCGTTTGCCGAACGCGCAACTGATGCTGCATGACAATACGACGATTTTTCAGCAACTGGTGGATAAGCAGGCTGATGTGATGATTACCGATGCGTCAGAAGCGCTGTATCAGCAAAAGCGCTATCCCCAGTTATGTGCCCTAAACCCGGATGCGCCGCTTCAGTATGGGGAAAAGGCGTATATGTTGCCGCGCGACGATATGAGCTGGAAGTTATATGTCGATCAGTGGCTGCATTTATCTAAGGCTAACGGGGAATACCGGAGGATTATTTCTGAATGGGTGGCTAAACCAGAGTAA
- a CDS encoding Lrp/AsnC family transcriptional regulator, translating to MYHIDDFDLKMLTLLQANGRLTNQELSELVGLSASQCSRRRIALEQAQLILGYHARLAPDAVGLEVLGLIEVRLINHTQECVDSFHQMLGDVAAIIDAYKTTGDADYMLKVAVADLHSLSALISQILARNKSVAHLKTSVVLNRLKENGLMTPASPLL from the coding sequence ATGTACCACATTGATGATTTCGACCTGAAAATGCTGACACTGCTACAGGCCAACGGACGCCTTACCAATCAGGAGTTGAGTGAGCTGGTCGGCTTGTCGGCCTCGCAGTGTTCCCGCCGCCGTATTGCGCTTGAGCAGGCGCAACTGATTCTGGGTTATCACGCCCGGCTGGCGCCGGATGCCGTTGGGCTTGAAGTGCTGGGCCTGATAGAGGTACGGCTTATCAATCACACACAAGAATGTGTAGACAGCTTCCACCAGATGCTGGGCGATGTAGCGGCGATTATTGATGCCTATAAAACCACCGGTGATGCCGATTACATGTTGAAGGTTGCGGTGGCTGATTTACATAGCCTGAGCGCGCTGATTAGCCAGATTCTGGCGCGCAATAAAAGCGTGGCGCACCTGAAAACCTCGGTGGTGCTGAACCGGCTAAAAGAGAATGGGCTGATGACGCCGGCGTCACCCTTGCTCTAA
- a CDS encoding quinone oxidoreductase has product MAKRIQFSDHGGPGVLEYVDYTPREPGLNDVQVENHAIGINYIDTYFRAGLYSVPALPCGLGTEAAGVVVKTGANVKHLKVGDRVVYAQAALGAYSEYHNVPADKVALLPDSISFEQAAASFLKGLTVYYLLRQTYEIKPGEVFLFHAAAGGVGLIACQWAKALGAKLIGTVGSDEKAELALQAGAWAVINYRTQDIAQRVLELTGEAKVPVVYDSVGKETWEASLNCLQRRGLMVSFGNSSGPVTGVNLGILNQKGSLYVTRPSLFSYITTREELEQASQALFTMITSGAIKVDVPDSQRFALEDAQSAHRALESRQTQGSSLLIPGL; this is encoded by the coding sequence ATGGCTAAACGTATTCAATTCAGCGACCACGGCGGCCCGGGAGTGCTGGAGTATGTTGATTACACGCCGCGTGAACCCGGCTTGAATGATGTACAGGTGGAAAACCACGCTATCGGAATTAATTATATCGATACCTACTTCCGTGCCGGTTTGTATTCGGTGCCCGCACTGCCTTGCGGGTTGGGTACGGAGGCCGCCGGTGTGGTGGTGAAAACCGGAGCGAATGTGAAGCACCTGAAAGTGGGCGACCGCGTAGTGTACGCGCAGGCCGCGCTCGGGGCGTACAGCGAATACCATAACGTACCTGCCGATAAAGTGGCCTTGTTGCCTGATAGCATCAGTTTTGAGCAGGCGGCCGCGTCGTTTCTCAAAGGGTTGACGGTGTATTACCTGCTGCGCCAGACCTATGAAATTAAGCCCGGCGAGGTGTTTTTGTTCCATGCGGCCGCAGGCGGCGTCGGGCTGATTGCCTGTCAGTGGGCAAAAGCGCTGGGCGCGAAATTGATTGGCACCGTGGGGTCAGACGAAAAGGCGGAACTGGCGTTGCAGGCCGGAGCCTGGGCGGTGATTAATTACCGTACTCAGGATATTGCCCAGCGCGTACTGGAATTAACCGGTGAAGCGAAAGTCCCGGTGGTGTATGACTCGGTTGGCAAGGAGACCTGGGAAGCGTCGCTTAATTGTCTGCAACGTCGCGGCCTGATGGTCAGCTTCGGGAATTCTTCCGGCCCGGTGACGGGGGTGAATTTGGGGATTCTCAATCAGAAAGGGTCGCTGTATGTCACACGCCCGTCGCTATTTAGCTACATCACTACCCGTGAAGAGCTCGAACAGGCAAGCCAGGCGCTGTTTACGATGATAACGAGCGGCGCGATTAAGGTGGACGTGCCGGACAGCCAGCGCTTTGCGCTTGAAGATGCCCAGTCAGCCCATCGGGCGCTGGAAAGCCGCCAGACTCAGGGGTCCAGCCTTTTGATTCCCGGCCTGTAA
- a CDS encoding amino acid aminotransferase: protein MFQNVDAYAGDPILSLMEKFKQDPRTDKVNLSIGLYYDGQGVIPQLQAVNAAEAQMQAEPHQASVYLPMEGLAAYRSAVQTLLFGAHHPALNAQRIATIQTLGGSGALKVGADFLKRYFPDSEVWVSDPTWENHIAIFAGAGFNVHTYPYFDADTLGVNIEGMISALKQLPPRSIVLLHPCCHNPTGSDLTHAEWDRVVEVLISRELVPFLDIAYQGFGGGMDDDAYVIRAIASAGLPALVSNSFSKIFSLYGERVGGLSVVCEDSDAATRVLGQLKATVRRNYSSPPNFGAQIVSRVLNDAALNASWQAEVEAMRVRILAMRQTLVDELKKALPQRNFDYLLTQRGMFSYTGFSAAQVDRLREEFGVYLIASGRVCMAGLNLQNVKQVAAAFAAVQ from the coding sequence GTGTTCCAGAATGTTGACGCCTATGCAGGCGACCCTATCCTGTCGCTGATGGAGAAATTCAAGCAAGACCCGCGCACCGATAAAGTGAACCTCAGCATCGGGCTGTATTACGATGGGCAGGGGGTTATCCCTCAGTTACAGGCCGTCAACGCCGCCGAAGCGCAAATGCAGGCCGAGCCGCATCAGGCTTCGGTTTATTTGCCGATGGAAGGGCTCGCAGCCTACCGTAGCGCAGTGCAAACGCTGCTGTTTGGCGCACACCATCCGGCATTGAACGCGCAGCGTATCGCGACGATTCAAACGCTCGGCGGCTCGGGGGCGCTGAAAGTCGGGGCGGATTTCCTCAAGCGCTATTTCCCGGATTCCGAGGTGTGGGTGAGTGACCCAACCTGGGAAAACCACATCGCTATTTTTGCCGGTGCTGGTTTTAATGTGCATACCTACCCCTATTTTGACGCCGATACGCTGGGCGTGAATATCGAAGGGATGATTAGCGCGCTAAAACAGCTGCCGCCGCGCAGCATTGTGCTGCTGCATCCGTGCTGCCATAACCCGACCGGCTCGGATTTGACGCACGCCGAGTGGGATCGCGTGGTTGAAGTGCTGATTAGCCGTGAATTGGTTCCGTTTTTAGACATCGCCTATCAGGGCTTTGGCGGCGGTATGGACGATGATGCCTATGTCATTCGCGCGATTGCCAGCGCAGGCCTGCCCGCGTTAGTCAGCAATTCGTTTTCCAAAATCTTCTCGCTGTATGGTGAGCGCGTGGGCGGGCTTTCTGTGGTGTGCGAAGACAGCGATGCTGCTACGCGCGTGCTGGGCCAATTAAAAGCGACGGTGCGCCGCAACTACTCCAGCCCGCCGAATTTCGGGGCGCAGATTGTCTCGCGTGTGCTTAACGATGCTGCGCTTAATGCCAGCTGGCAGGCGGAAGTGGAAGCGATGCGCGTGCGTATTCTGGCCATGCGCCAGACGCTGGTTGATGAGCTGAAAAAGGCGCTGCCGCAGCGTAATTTCGACTACCTGCTGACCCAGCGCGGTATGTTTAGTTACACCGGATTTAGCGCCGCGCAAGTTGATCGTCTGCGGGAAGAGTTTGGCGTGTATCTGATAGCCAGTGGCCGCGTGTGCATGGCGGGCCTGAATCTTCAGAATGTTAAACAAGTGGCAGCAGCATTCGCTGCGGTGCAGTAA